A single region of the Fenollaria sporofastidiosus genome encodes:
- the leuS gene encoding leucine--tRNA ligase, with protein sequence MKEYNHKDVEGKWQKIWADNKAFHAENDSDKPKYFLMVEFPYPSGEGLHVGHPRSYTALDIVARKRRLEGYNVLYPMGWDAFGLPTENYAIKHKMNPKDVTKRNVAHFKHQLTSLGLSFDWDREINTTDPEYYKWTQWIFIQLFKKGLAYKKEMNINWCPSCKIGLANEEVIQGHCERCGHTVEHRVKTQWMLAITKYADRLIDDLDTVDFIDRVKTQQVNWIGRSHGMELDFDIDELDDKLKVYTTRPDTIFGVSYMVISPEHPLIEKYKDKIKNIDEVHEYQNKAKLKSDFERTELVKEKTGVKIDGLTAINPANGEKIAIYVSDYVLMTYGTGAIMAVPGHDQRDYDFAKAFGEEIKEVISGGDISKEAYTDTQKGTLVNSDFLNGLSVEEAKKKIIKYFEDKKVGVVKTNYKLRDWVFSRQRYWGEPIPMVYCEKCGWVPLNEEDLPLTLPDVEAYEPTDTGESPLAKIDSFVNTTCPHCGGPAKRETDTMPNWAGSSWYFLRYTDPKCTAAPASMDALKYWMPVDWYNGGMEHTTLHLLYSRFWNKFLYDIGVVPTSEPYQKRTSHGMLLAQDGEKMSKSRGNVINTDDIVEEYGADTLRVFEMFMGDYEKVAMWSETGIQGSRKFLERVYRLMDIVNDDENYSKDLEQDFHITIKKVSEDFENLKFNTAVAKLMELLNKITSKGSITRKELKTYITLLYPIAPHITEEINEMVGFDTELYKSTWPSFDEDKTIIKTIEIPVQFNGKVRYTIEIDRDASEDEVKEKVYAHELFEKSKQGKNIVKEIYVKNKIFTVVIK encoded by the coding sequence ATGAAAGAATATAATCATAAAGACGTAGAAGGCAAGTGGCAAAAGATTTGGGCTGACAATAAAGCGTTTCATGCAGAAAACGATTCAGACAAGCCAAAATACTTTTTGATGGTTGAGTTCCCATATCCATCAGGAGAGGGCCTACACGTTGGTCACCCAAGAAGTTACACAGCACTTGACATAGTTGCTAGAAAGAGAAGACTTGAAGGCTACAACGTTTTGTACCCAATGGGCTGGGACGCATTTGGACTTCCAACAGAAAATTATGCCATCAAGCACAAGATGAATCCAAAGGATGTTACTAAGAGAAACGTTGCTCACTTCAAGCATCAATTAACATCACTAGGACTATCTTTCGACTGGGACAGAGAGATTAACACAACTGATCCAGAATATTATAAGTGGACTCAATGGATATTTATACAATTATTCAAAAAAGGTCTTGCTTATAAAAAGGAAATGAATATTAACTGGTGCCCAAGCTGTAAGATTGGTCTTGCAAACGAAGAAGTTATTCAAGGCCACTGTGAAAGATGCGGTCACACTGTTGAACACAGAGTTAAGACACAATGGATGCTTGCTATAACTAAGTATGCCGACAGACTTATAGATGACCTTGACACAGTTGATTTTATCGATAGAGTTAAGACACAACAAGTTAACTGGATAGGCAGAAGCCACGGTATGGAGCTTGATTTTGACATAGATGAACTTGATGACAAGCTAAAAGTTTATACAACTAGACCAGATACCATCTTTGGTGTATCATACATGGTTATCTCACCAGAGCATCCGCTTATAGAAAAGTATAAGGATAAGATCAAAAACATTGACGAAGTTCATGAATATCAAAATAAGGCAAAGTTAAAGTCTGACTTTGAAAGAACAGAACTTGTTAAAGAAAAGACAGGCGTTAAGATAGATGGACTTACTGCCATTAACCCTGCTAATGGAGAAAAAATTGCAATCTACGTATCAGACTACGTATTAATGACTTATGGTACAGGCGCCATCATGGCAGTACCTGGTCACGACCAAAGGGACTATGACTTTGCAAAAGCCTTTGGCGAAGAGATTAAGGAAGTTATCTCTGGTGGCGACATTAGTAAAGAAGCATACACTGATACGCAAAAAGGCACTTTAGTTAACTCAGACTTCTTAAATGGCCTTTCAGTTGAAGAAGCAAAGAAGAAGATAATTAAATATTTTGAAGATAAAAAAGTTGGCGTTGTTAAAACAAACTACAAGCTAAGAGACTGGGTATTCTCAAGACAAAGGTATTGGGGAGAACCTATACCTATGGTATACTGCGAAAAATGCGGTTGGGTGCCACTTAATGAAGAGGATTTACCATTAACATTACCAGATGTTGAAGCGTACGAACCAACTGATACAGGCGAGTCGCCTCTAGCTAAGATAGATAGCTTTGTTAATACTACTTGTCCTCATTGCGGCGGCCCTGCTAAGAGAGAGACAGATACTATGCCTAACTGGGCAGGATCAAGCTGGTACTTCTTAAGATACACTGATCCAAAGTGCACTGCAGCACCAGCATCCATGGACGCGCTTAAGTACTGGATGCCTGTTGATTGGTACAACGGTGGTATGGAGCACACTACACTTCACTTACTATACTCAAGATTCTGGAACAAGTTCCTATATGACATAGGCGTAGTGCCAACAAGCGAACCATATCAAAAGAGAACATCACATGGTATGTTACTTGCTCAAGACGGAGAAAAGATGAGTAAGTCAAGAGGCAACGTAATAAATACAGATGACATCGTTGAAGAGTATGGTGCAGACACACTTAGAGTTTTTGAAATGTTTATGGGCGACTACGAAAAAGTTGCTATGTGGTCAGAGACAGGTATACAAGGCTCAAGAAAGTTCCTTGAAAGAGTTTATCGCTTGATGGATATAGTAAACGACGACGAAAACTATTCTAAAGACTTAGAACAAGACTTCCACATCACTATCAAGAAAGTCTCAGAAGACTTTGAAAACTTAAAATTCAACACAGCGGTTGCTAAACTTATGGAGCTACTTAATAAAATTACTTCAAAGGGAAGCATCACAAGAAAAGAGCTTAAGACATATATCACACTTCTTTATCCAATCGCACCACATATAACAGAAGAAATAAATGAGATGGTTGGCTTCGATACAGAACTTTATAAATCAACTTGGCCAAGCTTTGATGAAGACAAAACCATCATCAAGACTATAGAGATACCAGTTCAATTCAATGGCAAAGTTAGATATACAATCGAGATTGATAGAGATGCAAGCGAAGACGAAGTAAAAGAAAAAGTTTATGCACACGAGCTATTTGAAAAGTCAAAGCAAGGCAAGAACATCGTTAAGGAAATATATGTTAAGAACAAAATTTTTACAGTAGTAATAAAATAG